ATGACACCGACCAGAAACCAGCTGTCGTTGAAAGTGATCCCCTGCTCGAGATAGACCTGCGAGACTTCCGCTTTCAATCGATCACTCAGTCTTTTCATCCTGCTCGCAAACGCGAACGCCCCAAGCTCCTTTAAAACATCGGTCAAAATTGCCCCCTGTCAATAAAGATGTCTGTATCCTATCCGAGCCCTCTTCCTCATGGATTTTTTAAATTCATCCACAGTCGCTTTTCTGTACCTCGGTTGGCTGTCGTTCTTACGAGCATAATCGATGTTTTCTCCATTTACAAAATCATCGATCGGCGACATCCCCTCAAATACTGAAAAAGCGTCAAAGACTATATATCCGTCACAAAATGTTTCGAGACTGAACTCCTCGTATCCCCTGCTGTAGATACTTGTCTCCCCCTCCAGACTGCCGAAAGGAGTGCCGTGTGTGTCGAACCCGGCCGGCAACACTCCTTTTCCGAGAGTGGTGATCAGCACATCTATAACTCCGTCGACCGGATATATCTCCATCTTTCCGTAGCCCCTCGTCGGCCTCCAGGGACCATGAAGAAAAACGGTAATCGCGCGTTTTCCGATCTCACGGTAGATGAAATTGCCCATCCTGTTTTCTTCGAACCTGATGAACTCTCCATCTCCATCGCATATTGGCTGAAGATATTCGGTGAACGCGTGATGGATCCCACTGTAGACGACTGCTTTTTCGCCCCGGGCGATGACTTCGTCCAGGATGATACGCGCCCAGAATTCCTCACCTCCACCCTGCC
The window above is part of the Candidatus Latescibacterota bacterium genome. Proteins encoded here:
- a CDS encoding ChaN family lipoprotein, which translates into the protein MIGKCKPGFKTMLMACAFVFVLVLVSCSARLDHPDVEPEKLLALRTHLEENARDPYEYIADKLDEHDLVFIGEIHGVRHNLVFIQRLIPFLHQMGIYSLCTEFARREDQGLIDSLLAEEIWDEALAREITFRHNVHWGFQEYVDVFKAAWKSNRSSKDSMRPFRIIGVNDSPDWSFVTRKDDRQSGEIMRKVWQGGGEEFWARIILDEVIARGEKAVVYSGIHHAFTEYLQPICDGDGEFIRFEENRMGNFIYREIGKRAITVFLHGPWRPTRGYGKMEIYPVDGVIDVLITTLGKGVLPAGFDTHGTPFGSLEGETSIYSRGYEEFSLETFCDGYIVFDAFSVFEGMSPIDDFVNGENIDYARKNDSQPRYRKATVDEFKKSMRKRARIGYRHLY